A genomic region of Deinococcus metalli contains the following coding sequences:
- a CDS encoding beta-N-acetylglucosaminidase domain-containing protein, producing MLAKCGVIEGFYGPPWTWAERHDMLDFMAAQGLGAYLYAPKNDPIHRNRWREPYTAVEWQAFGQLAARARTHGTEFIFGLSAVGFGYTRPGDLEALRHKMVGARAQGIESFALLLDDLPDRFDHGEDAAAFGTLDHAQAWLANTLAADAPGSFSFVPTEYHGSGDSAYLRGLGEHLDPAIGVFWTGRDICSPTLDAADLRAVTAALRRAPLVWDNVPVNDLDMRFDPHLGPLTGRAPDLAAHAAGYFANAGERPEMSKLTLHTVAAFLREPSAYDPARAAREAAQALTATPAEAEALLLLADLARRSPLLPGHALHHALWPAIDAFWAARGGPPAGAGPELDGRPAPHAVSPDEAPLRRAAVTLELAAETLAHLTNTALRRELAPWVHKLAGWARVLTYALGAIDHPHDARAREYVLEELPRVRANMHWVAGDTFDHFARGCVWAAEAQATPPAMERA from the coding sequence ATGCTGGCCAAGTGTGGTGTGATCGAAGGATTCTACGGCCCACCGTGGACGTGGGCGGAGCGGCACGACATGCTCGATTTCATGGCCGCGCAGGGGCTGGGCGCCTACCTCTACGCGCCGAAAAACGACCCCATCCACCGCAACCGCTGGCGCGAGCCGTACACCGCCGTGGAGTGGCAGGCCTTCGGGCAGCTCGCCGCGCGGGCGCGGACGCACGGCACCGAGTTCATCTTCGGCCTGAGCGCCGTGGGCTTCGGCTACACCCGGCCCGGCGACCTGGAGGCGCTGCGCCACAAGATGGTGGGCGCGCGGGCGCAGGGCATCGAATCGTTCGCCCTGCTGCTCGACGACCTGCCGGACCGCTTCGACCATGGTGAGGACGCCGCCGCCTTCGGCACGCTGGACCACGCCCAGGCATGGCTTGCCAACACCCTCGCCGCCGACGCGCCGGGGAGCTTCTCTTTCGTGCCCACCGAGTACCACGGGTCCGGCGACAGCGCGTACCTGCGCGGCCTGGGGGAGCACCTCGACCCGGCCATCGGCGTGTTCTGGACGGGCCGCGACATCTGCTCGCCCACCCTGGACGCGGCCGACCTGCGGGCGGTGACGGCCGCGCTGCGCCGCGCGCCGCTGGTGTGGGACAACGTGCCGGTCAACGACCTGGACATGCGCTTCGATCCCCACCTGGGACCGCTGACGGGCCGCGCGCCGGACCTCGCGGCGCACGCGGCCGGGTACTTCGCCAATGCCGGCGAGCGCCCCGAGATGAGCAAGCTGACCCTGCACACGGTCGCCGCCTTCCTGCGGGAGCCCAGCGCGTACGATCCTGCCCGCGCCGCCCGCGAGGCCGCGCAGGCCCTGACCGCCACGCCGGCGGAGGCCGAGGCGCTGCTGCTGCTCGCGGATCTGGCGCGGCGCAGTCCGCTGCTCCCGGGCCACGCGCTGCACCACGCGCTGTGGCCGGCGATCGACGCGTTCTGGGCCGCGCGGGGCGGCCCTCCGGCCGGAGCTGGCCCGGAGCTTGACGGCCGCCCGGCTCCCCACGCCGTTTCGCCGGACGAGGCGCCTCTGCGCCGCGCCGCCGTGACGCTGGAGCTGGCCGCCGAGACGCTGGCCCACCTGACCAACACAGCCCTGCGCCGGGAACTGGCCCCGTGGGTGCACAAGCTCGCCGGCTGGGCGCGGGTGCTGACGTACGCGCTGGGAGCGATCGACCACCCGCACGACGCGCGGGCGCGCGAGTACGTGCTCGAGGAACTGCCGCGGGTGCGCGCGAACATGCACTGGGTGGCGGGCGATACCTTCGACCACTTCGCGCGCGGCTGCGTGTGGGCCGCCGAGGCGCAGGCCACTCCACCGGCCATGGAGCGCGCGTGA
- a CDS encoding replication initiator protein A: MARRKTQEKQAPKPAGQLTRMEEANVARLGLISIQERIPADFTTWTVNFQVDGRPAKLTCIGSPDVGGVPHGLDGDIATALMDLYVEAGALGDGRIHTTPYQILTRAGLDTSGRYYQILNQTLLRLRSTTYKASEAWRDHGRGRWTTATFNYLADFEYTSDSDQTELSSSSAITIRLADPIVASIRAQYTKPLDLEFLTSLERPLTRALYRLIDARRYNPLSPDEPLMEFTVSVTEWAEACKILERKPTRVRIQLKSAHDELIDRQYLSSAVYTGRGVQQLLTYTFAAGQPRLPDSALVAALTAVQVSAAVARKLITEYGEAHVEARLAKFNQLMARGYRARSRSALLVDVIKDTEGKYPDEPEGIIAPRERRAGPAYMPSLDEAASDDGPLEVQVEAAMKTLQFLLRERLSVNEYALLRAGLIAGQPDIKTATREAAAAKISGTLDQYAVDLLTVIHAALLRARA, encoded by the coding sequence GTGGCGCGGAGAAAGACTCAGGAGAAGCAGGCTCCCAAGCCCGCGGGGCAGTTGACCCGCATGGAGGAAGCCAATGTCGCGCGTCTGGGCCTGATCAGTATCCAGGAGCGCATCCCGGCGGACTTCACGACCTGGACCGTGAACTTCCAGGTGGACGGCCGGCCTGCCAAGCTGACCTGCATCGGCTCGCCGGATGTCGGCGGCGTGCCGCATGGTCTGGACGGCGACATCGCCACGGCCCTGATGGATCTCTACGTGGAGGCCGGGGCGCTCGGCGACGGACGCATCCACACGACGCCCTACCAGATCCTCACGCGGGCGGGCCTCGATACCTCGGGCCGCTACTACCAGATCCTCAACCAGACGCTGCTGCGCCTCCGCAGCACCACCTACAAGGCCTCGGAGGCGTGGCGTGACCACGGCCGCGGCCGCTGGACGACGGCGACGTTCAACTACCTGGCGGACTTCGAGTACACCAGTGACAGCGATCAGACGGAGCTGTCGAGCAGCAGCGCCATCACGATCCGGCTTGCCGATCCGATCGTCGCGTCCATCCGCGCGCAGTACACCAAACCGCTCGACCTGGAATTCCTGACCAGCCTGGAGCGTCCCCTGACGCGCGCGCTGTACCGCCTGATCGACGCGCGGCGGTACAACCCGCTCAGCCCGGACGAGCCCCTGATGGAGTTCACGGTGAGCGTCACCGAGTGGGCGGAGGCCTGCAAGATCCTGGAGCGCAAACCGACCCGCGTCCGGATCCAGCTCAAGAGCGCCCACGATGAGCTGATCGATCGTCAGTACCTGAGCAGCGCGGTGTATACCGGCCGCGGCGTCCAGCAGCTGCTCACATACACCTTTGCGGCCGGCCAGCCACGGCTGCCCGACTCGGCGCTGGTCGCGGCGCTCACCGCCGTGCAGGTCAGCGCGGCCGTCGCCCGAAAACTGATCACCGAATACGGTGAAGCCCACGTGGAGGCGCGGCTGGCGAAGTTCAACCAGCTAATGGCGCGCGGGTACCGGGCCAGAAGCCGTTCGGCACTGCTGGTCGACGTGATCAAGGACACCGAAGGCAAGTACCCCGACGAGCCGGAGGGGATCATTGCGCCGCGGGAGCGCCGCGCCGGGCCGGCGTACATGCCGAGCCTGGACGAGGCGGCCAGCGACGACGGTCCGCTGGAAGTCCAGGTCGAGGCGGCCATGAAAACGTTGCAGTTCCTGCTGAGAGAGCGCTTGAGCGTGAACGAGTACGCCCTGCTGCGCGCCGGCCTGATCGCCGGACAACCGGACATCAAGACGGCGACCCGTGAGGCGGCGGCGGCGAAAATCAGCGGGACGCTCGATCAGTACGCCGTGGATCTCCTCACCGTGATCCATGCGGCCCTGCTCCGTGCCCGCGCCTGA
- a CDS encoding ParA family protein yields the protein MYRIAIANDKGGVGKTTTAVMLATLLADRAPTLLVDADEKTASATEWASAGPGLACTVISIDALDATDLDPYEYLVFDTKAGEDASDLLALAQAVDLLIVPTKPDALSLRALPKTLAPLIERGIGNYRVLITDVPPAPSTDGHEARLALMELDIPVFSRDIRRASAFNKAALNGTRVRDVRGDQRAKLAHMDYELIMREVLA from the coding sequence ATGTACAGGATCGCGATTGCAAACGACAAGGGCGGTGTTGGGAAGACGACCACAGCCGTGATGCTGGCCACCCTCCTGGCAGACCGGGCGCCAACGCTACTGGTCGACGCCGACGAAAAGACTGCGAGCGCCACCGAATGGGCCAGTGCTGGTCCAGGGCTGGCGTGCACCGTTATCTCGATCGACGCGCTCGACGCAACAGACCTTGATCCCTACGAGTATCTGGTGTTTGACACCAAAGCCGGCGAGGACGCGAGTGATCTGCTGGCCCTGGCCCAGGCCGTCGATCTGCTGATCGTCCCCACCAAGCCCGACGCCCTGAGTCTGCGTGCGCTGCCCAAGACGCTCGCCCCACTCATCGAACGGGGCATCGGGAACTACCGCGTGCTGATCACCGACGTTCCCCCGGCACCGAGCACCGATGGTCACGAAGCTCGGCTGGCCCTGATGGAACTGGACATCCCGGTGTTCAGCCGCGATATCCGGCGGGCCAGCGCGTTCAACAAGGCGGCCCTGAACGGCACACGGGTGCGGGACGTCAGGGGAGATCAAAGGGCCAAGCTGGCCCATATGGACTACGAACTGATCATGCGGGAGGTGCTGGCGTGA
- a CDS encoding P-type ATPase has translation MVLTFRATAVGIDTALSRIVQLVQNADVNKAPALHLADTAGKDLVSVAPGSNLMAFQVWMLFGQTMVFALTTAVSIVVIACPDALALARPTAIMVGVGKAARESALLTTATAFEGWPSRVLEKTAPTLTDCSTSVTTSSPTYRSIFIEESSGQGRARVRWSGQVAVRGCGTSAEFRGQPLTAPAVIPE, from the coding sequence ATGGTTCTGACCTTCCGGGCCACTGCAGTTGGCATCGACACTGCACTCTCCCGCATCGTGCAGCTCGTCCAGAACGCCGACGTCAACAAGGCTCCGGCCCTTCACCTGGCGGACACGGCCGGCAAGGACCTCGTGTCCGTGGCACCGGGCTCGAACCTGATGGCGTTCCAGGTCTGGATGCTGTTCGGGCAGACTATGGTCTTCGCGCTGACCACAGCTGTGTCCATCGTCGTGATCGCGTGCCCGGACGCGCTCGCACTCGCTAGGCCGACCGCAATCATGGTAGGCGTCGGCAAGGCGGCGCGGGAGAGCGCGCTCCTCACGACCGCCACCGCGTTTGAGGGGTGGCCGTCGCGCGTTCTGGAGAAGACGGCGCCGACGCTGACCGACTGCTCCACATCCGTGACCACATCTTCCCCGACGTACCGCTCGATTTTCATTGAGGAGTCATCGGGCCAAGGTCGTGCGAGGGTCAGGTGGTCTGGTCAGGTGGCCGTCCGTGGCTGTGGCACGTCCGCAGAATTCAGGGGTCAGCCCTTGACAGCGCCAGCAGTAATCCCGGAGTAG
- a CDS encoding Gfo/Idh/MocA family protein: MTPLNVVIVGCGVIATPYAEGFADFPTLRLHGCFDVDASKRDAFAAAQGCRPYPSLEAALADPDADLIVNLTVLPAHYDVTKRALEAGKHVFSEKPLAASSAQAQELVALARDRGVRLGCAPVTHLGHAQQRAGQELRAGRIGPVRVIYAEANHARIETWHGAPHSFYRVGPLRDVGVYPLGVITSIFGPARRVWAYGTAVKPERVTKRGEPFEVEAPDWYVAVIELAAGPVVRLTASFYVTDRGKQPEAIEFHGDDGQLFLAHWFSPSAALEVAAFGQGYAPLEDFTPSTQEFRWAVALDEMARAIAEGRPHRVSGEQAAHLVEILEAAHLSIERGGAVELTTTFTAPEPLPGGPGPVA; the protein is encoded by the coding sequence ATGACGCCCCTGAACGTCGTGATCGTCGGCTGCGGGGTGATCGCCACACCGTATGCCGAGGGCTTCGCGGACTTCCCCACCCTGCGCCTGCACGGCTGCTTCGACGTGGACGCCTCCAAGCGGGACGCCTTTGCCGCCGCGCAGGGCTGCCGCCCGTACCCCTCGCTGGAGGCGGCGCTGGCCGACCCGGACGCCGACCTGATCGTGAACCTGACTGTCCTGCCGGCGCACTACGACGTGACGAAGCGGGCGCTGGAGGCGGGCAAGCACGTCTTCTCGGAAAAGCCGCTGGCGGCCAGCAGCGCCCAGGCGCAGGAACTCGTCGCCCTGGCGCGCGACCGCGGCGTGCGGCTGGGCTGCGCGCCAGTCACCCACCTGGGACATGCCCAGCAGCGCGCGGGGCAGGAACTGCGCGCCGGGCGCATCGGGCCGGTGCGGGTCATCTACGCCGAGGCGAACCACGCGCGGATCGAGACGTGGCACGGGGCGCCGCACTCGTTCTACCGGGTGGGGCCACTGCGCGACGTGGGCGTGTATCCGCTGGGCGTCATCACCAGCATCTTCGGGCCGGCGCGGCGGGTGTGGGCCTACGGCACGGCCGTGAAACCGGAGCGCGTGACCAAACGGGGCGAGCCCTTCGAGGTGGAGGCGCCCGACTGGTACGTGGCGGTGATCGAGCTGGCGGCGGGGCCGGTGGTGCGCCTGACCGCGTCGTTCTACGTGACCGACCGAGGCAAGCAGCCCGAGGCCATCGAGTTTCACGGCGACGATGGGCAGCTCTTCCTGGCCCACTGGTTCAGCCCGAGCGCCGCGCTGGAGGTGGCGGCCTTCGGCCAGGGGTACGCGCCGCTGGAGGACTTCACACCGTCCACGCAGGAGTTCCGCTGGGCGGTCGCCCTGGACGAGATGGCCCGCGCCATCGCGGAAGGGCGCCCCCACCGCGTGTCCGGCGAACAGGCCGCGCACCTCGTGGAGATCCTGGAAGCCGCACACCTCAGCATCGAGCGCGGCGGCGCGGTGGAGCTGACGACCACTTTCACGGCCCCCGAGCCCCTGCCAGGTGGGCCGGGGCCGGTCGCGTGA
- a CDS encoding amylo-alpha-1,6-glucosidase: MTPPLSDQARPRAEAVVVGNGSPLGLLGSSTAYKQVWARDSMVCTLGLLLCADPIGSQIARQSVRTLAAYQSRLGNIPHNVGFSGVPDPALIAHGGALHGAGADGEVEVVVDTAHAGCIDNSLWFILGNYAIWRADGDVARLRGVWPHVLRAYTWLEYQDSNGCGLLEVHEAMDWADLFANRYNSLWPNVLWYAVHRALADLRAALGEDAAPDLARAEDIRFKINTLLWVGAEVTKDLDWVAAHRKEWLYPISLTTTVLQERPYFLPYMAFRGYADRFDTFGNLLAIVFGVASPVQTAKILDYIESAGVNQPWPVRAIHPPVQPGDSDWREYYRLRNLNLPDQYHNGGVWPMIGGFYVAALVAAGRHDEARRQLGRLAELNHLSRTPGRDWDFTEWAHGVSGRPSGFAGQSWSAAMYVYAHEAVGRGDVPFFGGWAQGGGAT, from the coding sequence GTGACGCCTCCGCTCTCCGACCAGGCCCGCCCACGGGCGGAGGCCGTCGTGGTGGGCAACGGCAGCCCACTGGGCCTGCTCGGCTCCAGCACCGCGTACAAGCAGGTCTGGGCGCGCGACTCGATGGTGTGCACGCTGGGTCTGCTGCTGTGCGCCGACCCAATCGGCTCGCAGATCGCCCGGCAGTCGGTGCGCACGCTCGCGGCGTACCAGTCACGGCTGGGCAACATCCCGCACAACGTGGGCTTCAGCGGCGTGCCGGACCCTGCGCTGATCGCCCACGGCGGCGCGCTGCACGGCGCCGGGGCGGACGGCGAGGTGGAGGTCGTGGTCGACACGGCCCACGCCGGCTGCATCGACAACAGCCTGTGGTTCATCCTGGGCAATTACGCCATCTGGCGCGCCGACGGCGACGTGGCGCGCCTGCGCGGCGTGTGGCCGCACGTCCTGCGCGCGTACACGTGGCTGGAATACCAGGATTCCAACGGGTGCGGCCTGCTGGAAGTCCACGAGGCGATGGACTGGGCGGACCTGTTCGCCAACCGCTACAACTCGCTGTGGCCGAACGTGCTGTGGTACGCCGTCCACCGCGCCCTCGCGGACCTGCGCGCCGCCCTGGGCGAGGACGCCGCCCCCGACCTCGCCCGCGCCGAGGACATCCGCTTCAAGATCAACACCCTGCTGTGGGTCGGCGCAGAGGTCACGAAGGACCTGGACTGGGTGGCCGCGCACCGCAAGGAGTGGCTCTACCCCATCTCGCTGACCACCACCGTGCTGCAGGAACGGCCGTACTTCCTGCCGTACATGGCCTTTCGCGGGTATGCCGACCGCTTCGACACCTTCGGGAACCTGCTGGCGATCGTGTTCGGCGTGGCGTCGCCGGTGCAGACCGCGAAGATCCTGGACTACATCGAGTCGGCGGGCGTCAACCAGCCGTGGCCGGTGCGGGCCATCCACCCGCCGGTGCAGCCGGGCGACTCCGACTGGCGCGAGTACTACCGCCTGCGCAACCTGAACCTGCCCGACCAGTACCACAACGGCGGCGTGTGGCCGATGATCGGCGGCTTCTATGTCGCCGCCCTGGTCGCGGCCGGCCGCCACGACGAGGCGCGGCGGCAACTCGGGCGCCTGGCGGAACTCAACCACCTGTCGAGAACGCCGGGCAGGGACTGGGACTTCACCGAGTGGGCGCACGGCGTGAGCGGCCGCCCCAGCGGCTTCGCGGGCCAGAGCTGGTCGGCGGCGATGTACGTGTACGCCCACGAGGCCGTGGGCCGCGGTGATGTGCCGTTCTTCGGGGGCTGGGCGCAGGGCGGGGGGGCGACGTGA
- a CDS encoding four-carbon acid sugar kinase family protein has translation MSPAAGPLPLGVVADDITGAGDIGGLLAKHGYVVRIVSAGADWEALSSRLLRERTDALIIDTDSRLIPPQDAAARVRRATRALLAAGAQTFWKKTCSVFRGNVGAEFDALLDELGEESAVAVAAFPRNGRTTVHGKHHVRGVALPQTEFAHDPFHPRTDADLVRDLGRQTSRGVVGLSLETVRAGPHALATELTRLRAKGAGYVLSDAETQGDLRALAVALSGARVFLGSSALAEELPPLWPPVAPPGPPEGMRVDHPRRVVLVAGSVMPQTRAQIAAFRAGGGAEFVLDPEHALTAPGTAVTTLAGQAGAVLASDQPVLIRTPQEPGDVVAARARGLDLGLEASEVSRRLSAVLAGAAAEAARQGGAGRLIALGGDTSAALTRALGVTHTLVLRELEPGLPLTYAPEQRVLLVLKSGSFGSPDFLAVALDALEQPVTGYAEH, from the coding sequence GTGAGTCCGGCCGCGGGGCCGCTGCCGCTCGGCGTCGTGGCCGACGACATCACCGGCGCGGGGGACATCGGCGGCCTGCTTGCGAAACACGGGTACGTGGTGCGGATCGTCTCGGCCGGGGCTGACTGGGAAGCGCTCTCGTCGCGCCTGCTGCGGGAGCGCACCGACGCCCTGATCATCGACACCGACTCCCGGCTGATCCCCCCGCAGGACGCTGCCGCGCGGGTGCGCCGGGCCACCCGGGCCCTGCTCGCAGCCGGCGCCCAGACGTTCTGGAAGAAGACGTGTTCGGTGTTCCGCGGCAACGTGGGCGCCGAGTTCGACGCCCTGCTGGACGAGCTCGGCGAGGAGAGCGCCGTCGCCGTGGCCGCCTTTCCCCGGAACGGCAGAACGACGGTTCACGGTAAGCACCATGTCCGCGGCGTGGCCCTGCCGCAGACCGAGTTCGCCCACGATCCTTTTCACCCGCGCACCGACGCCGATCTCGTGAGGGATCTGGGTCGCCAGACGTCACGGGGCGTGGTGGGCCTGTCTCTGGAAACGGTGCGCGCCGGGCCACACGCGCTGGCCACCGAACTCACGCGGCTGAGGGCAAAGGGGGCCGGGTACGTCCTGTCGGACGCTGAAACGCAGGGCGATCTGCGGGCGCTGGCGGTCGCCCTGAGCGGGGCCCGGGTCTTCCTGGGCTCGAGCGCCCTGGCCGAGGAGCTGCCGCCCCTGTGGCCGCCGGTGGCACCTCCCGGGCCGCCTGAGGGGATGAGGGTCGACCATCCTCGCCGGGTGGTGCTGGTTGCGGGCTCGGTCATGCCCCAGACACGCGCCCAGATCGCTGCCTTCCGGGCGGGCGGCGGCGCCGAATTCGTGCTTGATCCGGAGCACGCACTGACGGCGCCAGGCACGGCGGTGACCACGCTGGCGGGGCAGGCGGGCGCCGTTCTCGCATCCGACCAGCCGGTGCTCATCCGCACGCCCCAGGAACCCGGCGACGTGGTGGCGGCCCGGGCCCGCGGCCTCGACCTGGGGCTGGAGGCCTCGGAGGTCAGCCGCCGGCTGTCTGCTGTGCTGGCAGGGGCCGCTGCCGAGGCGGCGCGGCAGGGCGGCGCGGGCCGCCTGATTGCTCTGGGCGGCGATACCAGTGCGGCGCTCACCCGCGCCCTGGGCGTCACACACACCCTCGTGCTCCGTGAACTCGAACCCGGCCTGCCCCTCACCTACGCTCCGGAGCAGCGGGTCCTGCTGGTACTGAAGTCCGGTTCCTTCGGCAGCCCGGACTTCTTGGCAGTTGCCCTGGACGCGCTTGAGCAGCCGGTCACGGGGTACGCCGAGCACTGA
- a CDS encoding MBL fold metallo-hydrolase — MTLLEVVPGVWRHTSTAHTYVLRAGGDAALLVNVGDGSVLDELPQVGLRAVAAVLTHSHADVAGGAARVSALGVPVYAPDSERPLLDRPQDVLAAWAGDNTYDGRPLHLGVPEAVRTLPLRDYRPLTFGDVRLTPRPAPGPSPGHSTLLCDVGGARIAFTGALLSGAGQVPRLSATMWSYNGGEGLAGSVLSLLDLHAQEPDVLLGAFGPPLERGALETTAQALLDLIRLRRHNPRLLELRARPYEELRPWLLLNRTSVAQSYVIRSAGGRAVLIDFGYDFSFGVAPTTGRDARRPWLYTLSTLFADSGVRQIDAVIPTHAHDDHVAGIGLLRDVQGAGLWAPEPLADVLARPTAYRLPCRWFEPLPPDRVLALEQPAFWEEFRITPYALPGHARHAVAVLVEGHGERVLFTGDQYADADGLGLNYTYQNDVLEGDYVAGAALIARLRPSLLLSGHWPPVVPDDAWLAQATERGEALRRAHADHQPHTSRIGLTTCTVGGTLEIAIANPAAMDFHGELAVGGHGPQPITVPAGSEVRAGFPLSGLVQTIPIVLRGPPGEPPVMTYAVPAPSGPSTSVP, encoded by the coding sequence GTGACGCTTCTCGAGGTCGTGCCCGGCGTATGGCGCCACACCAGCACCGCGCACACCTACGTGCTGCGGGCCGGCGGCGACGCGGCCTTGCTGGTGAACGTCGGGGACGGCTCGGTGCTGGACGAGCTGCCGCAGGTGGGCCTCCGGGCGGTCGCTGCCGTGCTCACCCACAGCCACGCGGACGTGGCGGGCGGGGCCGCCCGCGTGAGCGCGCTCGGCGTGCCGGTGTATGCCCCGGACTCCGAGCGTCCGCTGCTGGACCGCCCCCAGGACGTCCTCGCCGCGTGGGCCGGGGACAACACCTACGACGGGCGACCGCTGCACCTGGGCGTGCCGGAGGCCGTCCGGACGCTCCCCCTGCGCGACTACCGCCCGCTGACCTTCGGGGACGTGAGGCTCACGCCTCGGCCCGCGCCCGGTCCGTCGCCCGGCCACAGCACGCTGCTGTGTGACGTGGGCGGCGCCCGGATCGCCTTCACCGGAGCGCTGCTCTCGGGCGCCGGGCAGGTGCCGCGGCTGTCGGCCACCATGTGGAGCTACAACGGCGGCGAGGGCCTCGCGGGCAGCGTCCTGTCGCTGCTCGACCTGCACGCGCAGGAGCCCGACGTGCTGCTGGGCGCCTTCGGGCCGCCACTGGAGCGCGGCGCGCTGGAGACCACCGCCCAGGCCCTGCTGGACCTGATCCGGCTGCGGCGGCACAACCCCCGGTTGCTGGAGCTGCGCGCCCGGCCGTACGAGGAACTGCGGCCGTGGCTGCTGCTCAACCGGACCAGCGTGGCGCAGAGCTACGTGATTCGTTCGGCGGGCGGCCGTGCCGTGCTGATCGACTTCGGGTACGACTTCAGCTTCGGAGTGGCGCCCACCACCGGGCGCGACGCGCGGCGGCCATGGCTGTACACGCTCTCCACGCTGTTTGCGGACTCCGGCGTCCGGCAGATCGACGCGGTGATCCCCACCCACGCCCACGACGACCACGTGGCGGGCATCGGGCTGCTGCGGGACGTGCAGGGTGCGGGGCTGTGGGCGCCGGAACCGCTGGCCGACGTGCTCGCGCGGCCCACCGCGTACCGGCTGCCCTGCCGCTGGTTCGAGCCGCTGCCGCCGGACCGCGTGCTGGCCCTCGAGCAGCCGGCCTTCTGGGAGGAGTTCCGGATCACGCCCTACGCCCTGCCGGGCCACGCCCGGCACGCGGTCGCCGTGCTGGTCGAGGGCCACGGCGAGCGCGTCCTGTTCACCGGCGACCAGTACGCCGACGCCGACGGCCTGGGGCTGAACTACACGTACCAGAACGACGTGCTGGAGGGCGACTATGTCGCGGGCGCTGCCCTGATCGCGCGCCTGCGGCCGTCGCTGCTGCTCAGCGGACACTGGCCGCCGGTGGTGCCTGACGACGCGTGGCTGGCCCAGGCCACGGAGCGGGGCGAGGCGCTGCGCCGCGCGCATGCGGATCACCAGCCCCACACGTCGCGCATTGGCCTCACCACCTGTACCGTGGGCGGCACGCTCGAAATCGCCATCGCCAATCCCGCCGCCATGGACTTCCACGGCGAGCTGGCCGTGGGCGGGCACGGCCCGCAGCCCATCACCGTCCCGGCCGGAAGCGAGGTGCGGGCCGGGTTCCCTCTCAGCGGCCTGGTTCAGACCATTCCCATCGTGCTGCGCGGCCCGCCGGGCGAGCCGCCGGTGATGACCTACGCCGTGCCGGCGCCGTCCGGTCCGTCCACTTCCGTTCCCTGA
- a CDS encoding class II aldolase/adducin family protein has translation MSPDDLPAALARVARDVYARHLSTSSGGNVSHRHPGGFLVSGTGRAGARQTADDFALCGPDGAHVSGPAPSKEAGFHAALYRQRPDVHAAVHVHADASLALSCLAEPTSGNVLPILSSYAVTTVGRAPLLPYHPPGSAALAAAVHAACVGANALLFQNHGVLVYAETLEQALDRLEELEQQARVWLLTRGQARVLSEAELAAANHAAGHRFHVPAGEARPRLRADLHGWSP, from the coding sequence GTGAGCCCGGACGACCTGCCAGCCGCGCTCGCCCGGGTCGCCCGTGACGTGTACGCCCGGCACCTCAGCACGTCCAGCGGGGGCAACGTCAGCCACCGCCACCCGGGCGGCTTCCTGGTGAGCGGCACCGGGCGGGCGGGCGCGCGCCAGACGGCGGACGACTTCGCGCTGTGCGGCCCGGACGGCGCGCACGTGAGCGGCCCGGCGCCCAGCAAGGAGGCGGGCTTCCACGCGGCGCTGTACCGCCAGCGCCCCGATGTCCACGCCGCTGTGCACGTGCACGCCGACGCCTCACTGGCGCTGTCGTGTCTGGCCGAGCCGACGTCCGGCAATGTCCTGCCGATCCTCAGCTCCTACGCGGTGACCACGGTGGGGCGCGCGCCGCTGCTGCCGTACCATCCTCCCGGTTCGGCCGCACTTGCCGCGGCGGTACACGCGGCCTGCGTGGGCGCGAACGCGCTGCTGTTTCAGAACCACGGCGTGCTGGTGTACGCCGAGACCCTGGAGCAGGCGCTCGACCGCCTGGAGGAGCTGGAACAGCAGGCCCGCGTGTGGCTGCTCACCCGCGGGCAGGCCCGGGTGCTGTCGGAGGCGGAACTGGCCGCCGCCAACCATGCCGCGGGCCACCGCTTCCACGTCCCGGCCGGGGAAGCGCGGCCTCGCCTGCGCGCCGACCTGCACGGCTGGTCACCGTGA